A single window of Methylomarinum sp. Ch1-1 DNA harbors:
- a CDS encoding TRZ/ATZ family hydrolase, which produces MQVDLIIEARWIIPVEPESVIHENHSLIVNDGKIIDLLPQHTARHQYQAHTLRELHNHALIPGLINCHTHASMTLLRGIADDLPLMEWLQKHIWPLEQKWVGEAFVRDGTDLAIAEMIRGGTTCFNDMYFFPEITAHQAIKHGIRAGIGLIAIDFPSAWAEDSDAYLEKGLALHERLRHEPLITTPFAPHAPYTISDEPLSKIRMLADELDLPVHMHVHETRHEVDEQRQKTGQTPLQRLDELGLLSPAFIAVHMTQLSDAEIDDYARTGGHIVHCPESNLKLASGFCPVAQCLNAGINVALGTDGAASNNDLDMLAEMRSAALLGKGVSGDASAVPAMTALQMATLNGAKALGIDQQTGSLTIGKAADVVAIEFSEVETQPLYHPLSQIVYSASRNQVTDVWVGGRQLLKQRQLTTINLSDLHERIGIWRERLYADDNK; this is translated from the coding sequence ATGCAAGTTGATCTCATTATCGAAGCCCGGTGGATTATACCCGTTGAGCCGGAATCCGTAATCCATGAAAACCACAGCTTGATCGTCAACGACGGCAAAATCATCGATCTGTTACCGCAGCATACGGCAAGACATCAATACCAAGCCCACACCTTGAGAGAGCTGCATAATCATGCGCTGATTCCGGGCCTGATCAATTGCCACACCCATGCCAGCATGACGCTGTTGCGCGGCATCGCCGATGATTTACCGTTGATGGAGTGGCTGCAAAAGCATATCTGGCCACTGGAACAGAAATGGGTCGGCGAGGCCTTTGTCAGAGACGGCACCGATCTCGCCATCGCCGAAATGATACGCGGCGGCACGACTTGTTTCAATGATATGTATTTTTTTCCGGAAATCACTGCCCATCAGGCCATAAAACACGGCATTCGCGCCGGCATCGGCCTGATCGCGATAGATTTTCCCTCGGCCTGGGCCGAAGATAGCGACGCTTATCTGGAAAAAGGCCTGGCCTTGCATGAACGACTAAGGCATGAGCCGTTGATCACCACGCCCTTCGCCCCCCATGCGCCGTATACGATTTCCGATGAACCATTGAGCAAGATCCGCATGCTGGCCGATGAGCTCGACCTGCCCGTGCATATGCATGTGCATGAAACCCGCCACGAGGTCGACGAGCAACGCCAAAAAACCGGACAAACGCCTCTACAGCGCCTGGATGAACTCGGCTTGCTGTCGCCTGCCTTCATCGCGGTGCACATGACTCAGCTCTCCGACGCCGAAATCGATGATTACGCCAGAACCGGCGGCCACATCGTTCATTGCCCTGAATCCAACCTCAAGCTGGCCAGCGGCTTCTGCCCGGTGGCGCAGTGCCTGAACGCAGGCATCAATGTCGCCTTGGGCACGGACGGCGCCGCCAGCAATAATGACCTGGATATGCTGGCGGAAATGCGCAGCGCCGCCCTGTTGGGCAAAGGCGTCAGCGGCGACGCTTCCGCAGTGCCGGCAATGACCGCGCTGCAAATGGCGACCCTCAACGGCGCCAAAGCCTTGGGCATCGACCAGCAAACCGGCTCGTTGACGATCGGTAAGGCGGCCGACGTGGTGGCGATCGAATTTTCCGAGGTGGAAACCCAGCCTCTATATCACCCGCTGTCGCAGATTGTTTATTCGGCGAGCCGCAACCAGGTCACCGATGTCTGGGTGGGCGGCAGGCAGTTGCTGAAACAACGCCAGCTGACCACGATCAATCTGAGCGATTTACACGAAAGAATCGGCATTTGGCGGGAACGTCTGTATGCCGATGACAACAAATGA
- the ubiG gene encoding bifunctional 2-polyprenyl-6-hydroxyphenol methylase/3-demethylubiquinol 3-O-methyltransferase UbiG: protein MTVTENVHAHEIHKFGSQAERWWDPQGEFKTLHDVNPLRLRFIQEHAELAGKKIVDVGCGGGILTEGLAKLGADALGIDLSEELIDIADLHSLESGVKARYQKISVEALAEQQPAGFDHVTCMEMLEHVPDPGSIIGACAKLVKPGGMVFFSTLNRVPKAYLLAIVAAEYLLKMVPKGTHDYKTFIKPSELSQSARDAGLELQSLVGIEYNPFSKRFYLGKDIDVNYIAAFKRPEK, encoded by the coding sequence ATGACAGTGACAGAAAACGTACACGCCCATGAAATTCACAAATTTGGCTCCCAAGCCGAGCGTTGGTGGGATCCACAGGGTGAATTCAAAACCCTGCACGATGTTAATCCATTGCGCCTGCGTTTCATTCAGGAGCATGCCGAATTAGCGGGCAAGAAGATTGTCGACGTCGGTTGCGGCGGCGGCATCCTGACCGAAGGCCTGGCCAAACTGGGCGCCGATGCGCTCGGCATCGACCTCAGTGAAGAACTGATCGATATCGCCGACCTGCATAGCCTGGAATCCGGCGTCAAAGCCCGTTACCAGAAAATCAGCGTGGAAGCGCTAGCCGAGCAACAACCGGCCGGCTTCGATCACGTCACCTGCATGGAAATGCTGGAGCATGTTCCCGATCCCGGCTCCATCATCGGCGCCTGCGCCAAGCTGGTCAAGCCAGGCGGCATGGTTTTTTTCTCCACGTTGAATCGCGTTCCGAAAGCCTACCTGCTGGCCATCGTCGCCGCCGAATACTTACTGAAGATGGTGCCTAAGGGAACGCATGACTACAAAACCTTTATCAAACCTTCCGAACTGAGTCAGTCGGCCAGGGATGCCGGCCTCGAGCTGCAGTCCTTGGTCGGCATCGAATATAATCCGTTCAGCAAACGCTTCTATCTGGGTAAAGATATCGACGTCAATTACATCGCCGCTTTCAAACGCCCTGAAAAATAA
- a CDS encoding HAD family hydrolase, whose amino-acid sequence MNGKFKLACVLFDLDGTLVDTAPDLVACLNRAIGKHGYPSFEVEQIRAYISYGAAAMIAWATKGAGEDLQKQMLTDMLNDYQNNLVAHSRFFAGMPEALSFIENQGLKWGVVTNKRERFTLPLMTALKLTERAACIVSGDTTANSKPHPEPMLAACRQANVKPENCVYIGDAAHDITAGKCANMKTLAALYGYLKNDDQPDAWGADGLISSPEQLTSWIQSSACY is encoded by the coding sequence ATGAACGGTAAATTTAAACTGGCCTGCGTGTTATTTGACCTGGACGGCACCCTGGTCGATACGGCGCCCGACCTGGTCGCCTGTCTGAACCGAGCCATCGGCAAACACGGCTACCCCAGCTTCGAGGTCGAACAGATCAGGGCCTATATTTCCTATGGCGCCGCAGCGATGATAGCGTGGGCCACCAAGGGGGCCGGCGAGGATTTGCAGAAGCAGATGCTGACCGATATGTTGAACGATTATCAAAACAATCTAGTGGCCCACAGCCGGTTCTTTGCCGGCATGCCCGAAGCTCTCAGTTTCATCGAAAATCAGGGCCTGAAATGGGGCGTGGTCACCAACAAACGGGAACGCTTCACGCTGCCCTTGATGACGGCGTTGAAGCTGACCGAGCGGGCCGCCTGCATCGTCAGCGGCGACACCACAGCCAACAGCAAACCCCACCCCGAACCGATGCTGGCTGCCTGCCGACAGGCCAACGTGAAACCGGAAAACTGTGTCTATATCGGTGACGCCGCACATGACATTACCGCCGGCAAGTGCGCCAACATGAAAACGCTGGCTGCGTTATACGGATATTTAAAAAATGATGATCAGCCGGACGCATGGGGCGCCGACGGTTTAATTTCATCCCCCGAACAACTGACTTCCTGGATTCAATCATCAGCATGTTATTAA
- a CDS encoding SDR family NAD(P)-dependent oxidoreductase, whose product MLLNDQVILITGAGGGLGGTAAIALAKQGAHIILLDKNIAKMEKVYDAIVEHGGPEPTMYPFDLAGANENDYQELADVVDRQYGSLQGLLHSAVDLSAYSPVANIRTQEWGHTLNVNLNAPFLLTRVLLPVLQKSQHASIVFTSDSSARNARAYSAAYGVSKIALEGFAKILAEEVEAGQKIRVNTLVPGPIDSPLRKKLYPAEDKSRLAAMNSLDEVYQYLFTDDSLGLNGQTIDAQTFQRR is encoded by the coding sequence ATGTTATTAAACGATCAAGTCATACTCATTACCGGCGCCGGTGGCGGCCTGGGCGGCACCGCGGCCATTGCGCTGGCCAAACAGGGGGCGCACATTATCCTGCTGGACAAGAATATTGCCAAGATGGAGAAGGTTTACGACGCCATCGTCGAGCATGGCGGTCCGGAACCGACCATGTACCCGTTTGACTTGGCCGGCGCCAATGAAAATGACTACCAGGAACTGGCCGATGTGGTCGATCGGCAATACGGTTCACTGCAAGGTTTGCTGCATTCGGCGGTGGATCTGAGCGCCTACAGCCCGGTCGCCAACATCAGGACTCAGGAATGGGGCCATACCCTGAACGTCAACTTGAATGCGCCTTTTTTATTGACACGGGTATTGTTGCCGGTGCTGCAGAAAAGTCAGCACGCCTCCATCGTCTTTACCTCCGATTCCTCGGCCAGAAATGCGCGCGCCTACAGCGCCGCTTACGGTGTCTCCAAGATCGCCTTGGAAGGCTTTGCCAAAATTCTCGCCGAAGAAGTGGAAGCCGGACAAAAAATCCGCGTCAATACTTTGGTTCCCGGCCCCATCGATTCTCCGCTGCGCAAAAAACTCTATCCGGCCGAGGATAAGAGCCGGCTGGCGGCGATGAATTCGCTGGATGAGGTCTATCAGTATTTATTTACTGACGACAGTCTGGGTCTTAACGGCCAGACCATTGATGCACAAACATTTCAACGTAGATAA
- the sufT gene encoding putative Fe-S cluster assembly protein SufT, which yields MSEREVVTLTRDVNIITVPDGNHGTLSKGHEVTIHQALGSSYTVVTEHGHMVRIANSDADALGKETHELHTLVSETDPEAVEKNCWEVMKTVYDPEIPVNIVDLGLVYHCNVTPNEEGGNDVHIMMTLTAPGCGMGPVIQSDVEKSIRALPGVSSVNVEIVLDPPWSRDMMSEVAQVQLGLF from the coding sequence ATGTCAGAAAGAGAAGTAGTTACATTGACCCGAGATGTCAATATCATCACCGTCCCCGACGGCAATCACGGCACGCTGAGCAAGGGCCATGAAGTGACCATACATCAGGCCCTAGGCTCCAGCTATACGGTCGTGACCGAACACGGCCACATGGTTCGCATCGCCAACAGTGACGCCGATGCCCTGGGCAAAGAAACCCACGAACTGCATACCCTGGTTTCGGAAACCGATCCGGAAGCGGTCGAAAAAAACTGCTGGGAAGTGATGAAGACCGTCTATGACCCGGAAATTCCGGTCAATATCGTCGATTTGGGACTGGTTTACCATTGCAATGTCACCCCGAATGAAGAAGGCGGCAATGACGTGCACATCATGATGACGCTGACCGCGCCGGGTTGCGGCATGGGACCGGTCATTCAAAGCGATGTGGAAAAATCGATCCGCGCCCTGCCCGGCGTCAGTTCGGTTAATGTTGAAATCGTGCTGGACCCGCCCTGGTCGCGCGACATGATGTCCGAAGTCGCCCAGGTGCAACTAGGCTTGTTCTAA
- a CDS encoding MBL fold metallo-hydrolase RNA specificity domain-containing protein: MATLTFLGGVGQVTGSCYLLETASGRILLECGIYQGGREADKVEGGAVIIAGSGMCTGGRIRHHLKYNLWRRNAHVVFVGFQAQGTLGRELVDGRKDFKIVGSEIRVEASIHTLGGFSAHADQSQLLAWAMAFEYPRPELYLVHGEPAAAMSLKTSFQRSGWPATIPQPGQQIDF; encoded by the coding sequence GTGGCCACATTAACTTTTTTGGGCGGCGTCGGCCAGGTGACCGGCTCCTGTTACCTGCTAGAGACCGCATCCGGCCGTATCCTGCTGGAATGCGGCATATACCAGGGCGGGCGCGAGGCTGATAAGGTCGAAGGCGGAGCGGTGATCATCGCCGGCAGCGGCATGTGCACCGGCGGGCGAATTCGTCATCATCTGAAATACAATCTATGGCGTCGCAATGCCCATGTCGTGTTTGTCGGCTTTCAGGCGCAAGGAACACTCGGCCGGGAGTTGGTCGATGGTAGAAAGGATTTCAAAATCGTCGGTAGCGAAATTCGGGTGGAGGCCAGTATACACACCTTAGGAGGGTTCAGCGCTCATGCCGATCAGAGCCAGTTGCTGGCCTGGGCGATGGCCTTCGAATACCCCAGGCCTGAGCTGTATCTGGTGCACGGCGAGCCGGCGGCGGCAATGTCGTTAAAAACCAGTTTTCAACGTTCGGGCTGGCCGGCGACGATTCCGCAACCCGGCCAGCAGATTGATTTTTGA
- a CDS encoding alpha-L-glutamate ligase-like protein, whose protein sequence is MGWKKYLFPGRKLRSFGLMGMNQRNGDYISRYNRRKFYPLVDDKLLTKQLAMEAGIAVPALYGVIEIEHQIGNLAKILADYDDFAIKPAHGSGGEGILIVKGRSKHLYRKLNGVLLSEREIGHHISNILSGMYSLGGQPDKALIEYRVEFSSLFEHVSYQGVPDIRTIVFKGVPIMSMLRLPTRLSDGKANLHQGAIGVGINLANGRTLQGVWCEEIVYHHPDTGYAIEGMEIPNWEQIMRLAAGCQELVSLDYIGVDIVLDAALGPLMLEINARPGLSIQIANQKGLLPFLRQIEDVKKMPESVLERVRLGQKLYEA, encoded by the coding sequence ATGGGCTGGAAAAAATATCTATTCCCGGGACGGAAGCTTCGCAGCTTCGGGCTGATGGGCATGAATCAGCGCAACGGGGATTATATTTCCCGCTATAACCGACGAAAATTTTACCCGCTGGTGGACGACAAGCTGTTGACCAAGCAATTGGCGATGGAGGCCGGCATTGCGGTGCCGGCATTATATGGGGTGATCGAAATCGAGCATCAGATCGGCAATCTTGCCAAGATCTTGGCCGATTATGACGACTTTGCTATCAAACCGGCCCACGGCAGTGGCGGCGAAGGCATACTGATTGTGAAGGGGCGCAGTAAACATCTCTACCGTAAGTTAAACGGGGTTCTGCTTAGCGAAAGAGAAATCGGTCATCATATTTCCAATATACTTAGCGGCATGTACAGTCTGGGAGGGCAGCCTGATAAGGCGCTGATTGAATATCGGGTGGAATTTTCCTCGCTGTTCGAACATGTCAGTTACCAGGGGGTGCCGGATATTCGCACGATCGTGTTCAAAGGCGTGCCGATCATGTCGATGCTCAGACTGCCGACCCGGCTTTCCGATGGCAAGGCTAATTTGCATCAGGGCGCTATCGGCGTCGGCATCAATTTGGCCAATGGCAGGACGCTGCAAGGAGTTTGGTGCGAGGAAATTGTTTATCATCACCCAGATACCGGCTATGCGATTGAAGGTATGGAAATACCGAATTGGGAGCAGATCATGCGGCTGGCGGCCGGATGTCAGGAGTTGGTTTCCCTTGATTATATCGGCGTCGATATCGTGCTAGATGCCGCGTTAGGGCCTTTGATGCTGGAAATCAATGCTCGCCCCGGCTTGAGCATACAAATCGCCAATCAGAAGGGCTTGTTGCCATTTCTGCGGCAAATAGAAGACGTCAAGAAGATGCCAGAGTCGGTGCTCGAGAGGGTGAGACTCGGACAAAAGCTGTATGAAGCATGA
- a CDS encoding inactive transglutaminase family protein has protein sequence MKNLHVILLALTLVIISTALCVYKVVELKLPLLPAEQAHVWAVEARVSFKPTKGPAKVDLRLPKKPQSYMILDENFISGSYGMTLEESDENRVVKWTLRRPRGNQFLYYRMQLIADEMPISEPINVRYPQKKAYPEMMQTAVDALLDEVRSKSADTRSFTHELLLRLNEKNASDNILLLRQGAEKPEMWVQRIISILAGARIPARQANILLLKDGIRHGKLTPWLQTYNGTEWMAFDPYSGASGFPDDSLIWYIGDQPLLTVKNGRAGKIEFSVHKQFHEAEYIARQRSDVKNSSVMALSLFQLPIQTQNVYRVLLMMPLGALLIVVLRNVIGIKSFGTFMPILIALAFRETELLWGLVLFSILVALGLMLRFYLEYLHLLLVPRLASVLIIVVILMVLVSLLTHKLGIERGLSVALFPMVIISMTIERMSLVWEELGPAEALQQGIGSLFIASLGYLLMTNAVLEHMIFVFPEMLLFLLAITLLLGRYTGYRLTELWRFRALLKD, from the coding sequence TTGAAGAATCTGCATGTAATACTGTTGGCCCTGACCTTAGTGATTATCAGTACAGCCTTATGTGTCTACAAGGTCGTCGAGCTGAAGTTGCCGTTGCTGCCGGCCGAGCAGGCCCATGTCTGGGCGGTAGAGGCGAGAGTCAGTTTTAAGCCGACAAAAGGTCCGGCAAAAGTGGATTTACGGCTGCCTAAGAAGCCTCAAAGTTACATGATTCTGGATGAAAATTTCATTTCCGGCAGTTATGGCATGACCTTGGAGGAAAGCGATGAAAACCGTGTCGTGAAATGGACGCTACGCAGACCGCGTGGCAATCAATTCCTGTATTATCGCATGCAGTTAATCGCCGACGAGATGCCGATTAGCGAACCGATCAATGTCCGCTATCCGCAAAAAAAAGCCTATCCGGAGATGATGCAGACGGCGGTCGATGCGCTGCTCGATGAAGTGCGCAGCAAATCGGCGGATACGCGTTCTTTCACTCATGAATTGTTATTGCGCCTGAACGAGAAGAATGCCAGCGACAATATATTGCTCTTGCGACAAGGGGCGGAGAAACCCGAGATGTGGGTTCAGCGCATCATCAGTATATTGGCGGGCGCGAGGATTCCAGCGCGACAAGCCAATATTTTGTTGTTAAAGGACGGCATCCGCCACGGCAAATTAACGCCGTGGCTACAGACCTATAATGGCACTGAATGGATGGCCTTCGATCCCTACAGCGGCGCATCAGGTTTTCCCGACGATTCATTGATCTGGTATATCGGTGATCAACCGTTGCTGACGGTGAAGAACGGCAGGGCCGGAAAAATAGAATTCTCGGTGCACAAACAGTTTCACGAGGCCGAATACATTGCCCGACAACGTTCCGATGTCAAGAATTCCAGCGTGATGGCTTTGTCGCTGTTTCAATTGCCGATACAAACTCAGAATGTCTATCGGGTTTTGTTGATGATGCCGTTGGGGGCATTATTGATAGTCGTGCTGCGCAATGTGATTGGGATCAAGAGTTTCGGGACTTTCATGCCAATATTGATCGCTTTGGCGTTTCGCGAAACCGAGTTGCTGTGGGGCCTGGTGTTATTCAGCATCCTGGTTGCATTGGGTCTGATGTTGCGTTTCTATCTGGAATATCTGCACTTGCTGCTGGTCCCGCGCCTGGCCTCGGTGTTAATCATCGTCGTCATTCTGATGGTATTGGTGAGCTTGTTGACCCATAAATTGGGCATAGAGCGAGGACTTTCGGTAGCGCTGTTTCCGATGGTCATTATCAGCATGACCATCGAGCGTATGTCGCTGGTGTGGGAGGAATTGGGACCCGCTGAAGCGCTGCAGCAGGGGATAGGCAGCCTATTCATCGCAAGCCTGGGTTATTTGCTGATGACGAATGCGGTACTGGAGCATATGATCTTCGTGTTTCCTGAAATGCTGTTGTTTCTATTGGCTATTACCCTGCTATTGGGCCGTTACACCGGTTATCGATTGACCGAATTGTGGCGTTTCCGGGCGCTATTGAAAGACTGA
- a CDS encoding ATP-dependent zinc protease family protein, whose protein sequence is MKRYSRILFLLTALLASIPAFAEEQANERIIAGWLEMVVLSPGQIQLKAKLDSGAKTSSIHAENIERFERDGKTWVRFDLPKGRNKNEVQHSIEKPLFREVKIKRHKLPPMKRSVVKLPFCIDGYHYTAQFTLADRGNFNYPVLLGRRFLKGNILIDPGETFLHSNKYDSKQCSQPKTSQASDNR, encoded by the coding sequence ATGAAACGATATTCACGAATCCTATTTTTGTTGACCGCTTTGCTGGCATCTATTCCCGCTTTTGCAGAAGAGCAGGCTAATGAGCGCATTATCGCCGGCTGGCTGGAAATGGTGGTCCTGAGTCCCGGGCAGATACAACTTAAGGCTAAGCTGGATAGCGGCGCAAAAACGTCGTCGATACACGCTGAAAATATCGAGCGGTTCGAACGTGATGGTAAAACCTGGGTCCGTTTCGACTTGCCCAAGGGACGGAATAAAAATGAGGTGCAGCACAGCATCGAGAAGCCGTTGTTCAGAGAAGTGAAGATTAAACGGCATAAGCTGCCGCCGATGAAGAGATCGGTCGTGAAGTTGCCATTTTGCATCGATGGCTATCACTATACGGCTCAGTTTACGCTAGCTGATAGGGGGAATTTCAATTATCCGGTGCTGTTGGGAAGACGTTTCTTAAAGGGCAATATCTTGATCGATCCGGGGGAAACCTTTTTGCACAGTAACAAATATGACAGCAAACAATGTAGTCAGCCCAAGACTAGCCAAGCCAGTGATAATCGTTAA